One window of Cryptococcus neoformans var. grubii H99 chromosome 11, complete sequence genomic DNA carries:
- a CDS encoding serine palmitoyltransferase gives MGRTTRRSAKPQSGTSTPPNISSPPSRPLFPSISLRSSSPTPPTHENLSARSSLLSVLTRPAHSVAATPDSPEEELSDLSTVSSYASSVISGTHSKDMTEEEIAKVYENYLEKPFVQIKTTIKHSEFGHCNNPNWRWTSQWNPNEVIHADDARPSYTVLLSTYLSYILLIIIGHIRDFFGKKFTPASYAHLMPQNGYAALNSDFDSFYTRRLKKRLDDCFARPTTGVPGRTIVCYDRSSADQNNTFQLTGTTTRALNVSSYNYLGFASSTGGCADAVEMAIKRYGVASAGARHEASTTDLHLQCEKLVAKFLGVEASMVVSMGYATNSTTIPALVGKGCLVISDEFNHASIRAGVRMSGASMRWYKHNDMDVLENLLREVISQGQPRTHRPWKKILVIVEGLFSMEGSLVDLPRLIELKKRYKFYLYVDEAHSIGAMGPNGRGVCDYFGIDPREVDVLMGTVTKSFGAAGGYIAGTKQLVDRLRIRSHATAYAESVSPAVLTQIIASMGSIMGIAPPLAAPPTEDDKSETWSIASRPAVYGPAPSSLLPSWLTLPPHLLNGTEGRERLRRIAFNSRYLASGLRKLGFIVYGNRDSPIIPLLIFQPGKMGYFSRMMLERIGPDKTPIVVVVVAYPATPLITSRVRFCLSASHTKNDMDMVLRACDEVGDVLNLKYNKQEMSVEEVIANAEELVAASHV, from the exons ATGGGCCGCACCACCAGACGCTCAGCAAAGCCCCAGTCCGGCACATCTACCCCTCCCAACATCTCCTCTCCGCCTTCACGCCCTTTGTTTCCCAGCATCTCCCTTCGCTCCTCATCACCCACTCCACCTACCCACGAAAACCTCTCAGCCCGGTCCTCTCTCCTCAGCGTCCTCACACGACCAGCTCATTCAGTCGCGGCGACGCCAGACTCaccagaggaagagctgtCGGATTTGTCGACGGTAAGCAGCTATGCCTCGAGCGTTATCTCCGGTACACATTCAAAGGACATGaccgaagaggagattgcaAAGGTATATGAGAATTACTTGGAGAAGCCATTTGTCCAAATAAAGACTACGATCAAGCATAGCGAGTTTGGACATTGTAACAATCCCAATTGGCGGTGGACCAGTCAA TGGAACCCCAACGAAGTGATCCATGCCGACGATGCCAGACCATCCTACACTGTGCTACTAAGTACATACTTGAGTTACATTCTGCTCATCATTATCGGTCACATTCGAGACTTCTTCGGTAAAAAGTTTACACCAGCTTCATACGCTCATTTGATGCCCCAGAAC GGCTACGCCGCGCTCAACTCCGACTTTGACTCTTTCTACACCCGTCGATTAAAGAAACGTCTCGATGACTGTTTCGCGCGACCAACCACCGGTGTCCCCGGCCGAACCATTGTCTGCTACGACCGTTCCTCCGCCGACCAGAACAACACTTTTCAATTGACAGGTACTACAACCCGCGCTTTGAACGTTTCTTCTTATAACTATCTTGGTTTTGCTTCTTCTACAGGTGGCTGCGCCGATGCTGTCGAAATGGCTATTAAGCGGTACGGTGTTGCCAGTGCCGGTGCCAGACATGAAGCTTCTACCACCGACCTTCATTTGCAATGTGAAAAACTCGTCGCCAAGTTTCTCGGTGTTGAAGCCTCCATGGTCGTCTCGATGGGTTATGCCACCAACTCGACTACGATCCCTGCGTTGGTTGGTAAAGGCTGTCTTGTGATTTCCGACGAGTTCAACCACGCTTCTATCCGTGCCGGTGTGAGAATGAGTGGTGCTTCGATGAGATGGTACAAACACAACGACATGGATGTGCTTGAGAACTTGTTGAGGGAAGTCATTTCGCAAGGCCAACCCAGGACTCACAGGCcgtggaagaagattttgGTCATTGTCGAAGGATTATTCTCAATGGAGGGCAGTTTGGTTGATCTTCCCAGATTGATTGAGCTCAAGAAGCGTTACAAG TTCTATTTGTACGTCGATGAAGCCCACTCTATCGGTGCGATGGGCCCCAATGGTCGAGGTGTTTGTGACTATTTCGGTATCGACCCCCGCGAAGTCGACGTCTTGATGGGTACCGTCACAAAATCGTTCGGTGCTGCCGGTGGCTACATCGCGGGTACCAAGCAACTCGTCGACCGTCTCCGTATCCGGTCACACGCTACCGCCTATGCTGAATCCGTATCTCCTGCCGTTCTCACCCAGATCATCGCTTCTATGGGTTCTATCATGGGTATTGCCCCTCCCCTGGCTGCACCTCCCACAGAGGACGACAAGTCCGAGACATGGTCCATCGCCTCTCGTCCAGCAGTGTACGGCCCCGccccatcttccctccttccctcttGGCTcaccctccctcctcactTACTCAACGGAACCGAGGGCCGCGAGCGTCTTCGCCGTATCGCTTTCAACTCCCGATACCTCGCTTCTGGTCTTCGCAAATTGGGCTTCATCGTTTACGGCAATCGAGACTCACCGATCATTCCTCTCCTTATCTTCCAGCCCGGTAAGATGGGTTACTTCTCTCGTATGATGCTCGAGCGTATCGGTCCCGACAAGACACCCATCGTCGTCGTGGTCGTGGCCTATCCCGCGACCCCGCTCATCACTTCCAGAGTCAGATTTTGTCTCTCGGCGAGTCACACGAAAAATGATATGGACATGGTCCTCAGGGCGTGTGATGAAGTTGGAGATGTGTTGAATCTGAAATATAATAAGCAGGAAATGAGTGTGGAGGAGGTCATTGCCAATGCTGAGGAGCTGGTTGCTGCTTCTCATGTTTAA
- a CDS encoding sphingolipid C9-methyltransferase — translation MAEEKQPIGFRTTSYPTIANPPLPAEGCASFSNYELAASIIFGPWIIQRLLPLPNGWKTYWFLVVLLGVPIAVAYWTLKSKFGKRVNEKVRLPGKPISHYLDFKDKELEEKYKDRKIPMQIFHDAYFDKKVDFKGDVLDVMEYRHDWATFEFTPELFKYVFTKLIPDVIFHSQAQDEDQVRDHYDRGDDFYSWFLGPRMIYTGGVMTDISRQETLEELQDNKLRLVCEKLDLKEGDHMLDIGCGWGTLAAFAGKNYNVDVTGVTLARNQAAFGTQRLRENGVPEERGRILCMDYRDIPQAPGYYNKITCLEMAEHVGIRRYGKFLKEVYDLLADDGVMVFQVAGIRTCWQFEDLVWGLFMNKYVFPGADASCALNWVVSQLEHANFEIKSIDVLGVHYSATLHRWYQNWLSNKDKCVAKYGERWYRIWAFFLAYSVISSRQGSASVFQITCHKNLNGFHRVEGVPSHTSLHAPVSRKLEPVVSHNEMWE, via the exons ATGGCCGAGGAAAAACAGCCAATCGGCTTCAGGAC CACTTCCTATCCAACCATCGCAAACCCCCCTCTCCCTGCTGAGGGCTGCgcatccttctccaactaCGAGCTCGCGGCTTCCATTATCTTTGGTCCATGGATTATCcaacgtcttcttcctttgcccAATGGCTGGAAAACCTACTGGTTCCTTGTCGTCCTCCTCGGTGTTCCCATCGCTGTCGCTTACTGGACTCTTAAATCCAAATTCGGAAAGAGGGTGAATGAAAAGGTCCGGCTCCCCGGTAAACCCATCAGCCACTATCTCGACTTCAAGGACAAAGAGCTCGAGGAAAAATACAAGGACAGGAAGATCCCTATGCAGATTTTCCACGACGCGTACTTTGACAAGAAAGTTGACTTTAAAGGCGATGTTTTGGATGTCATGGAGTACAGGCACGACTGGGCTACTTTTGAGTTTACCCCCGAG TTGTTCAAATACGTTTTTACCAAGCTTATTCCCGACGtcatcttccattctcAAGCCCAAGATGAAGACCAAGTTCGTGACCACTACGACCGTGGCGATGACTTTTACTCTTGGTTCCTCGGTCCTCGTATGATCTACACTGGGGGTGTCATGACCGATATTAGCCGCCAAGAAACTCTTGAAGAACTCCAGGACAACAAGCTCCGACTTGTGTGTGAAAAACTCGACTTGAAGGAGGGTGACCATATGTTGGACATTGGCTGTGGTTGGGGTACCCTTGCCGCATTTGCCGGTAAGAACTACAATGTCGACGTGACCGGTGTGACCCTTGCTCGAAACCAGGCTGCCTTCGGTACTCAGCGTTTGAGGGAGAATGGTGTGCccgaggagagaggaaggatttTGTGCATGGACTATCGTGATATTCCCCAGGCGCCTGGTTACTACAACAAGATTACTTGTCTTGAGATGGCGGAGCACGTCGGAATTAGGAGGTATGGCAAATTTTTGAAAGAGGTCTATGATCTCTTGGCGGACGATGGTGTCATGGTCTTCCAAGTCGCCGGTATCCGTACTTGCTGGCAGTTTGAGGATCTCGTCTGGGGTCTGTT CATGAACAAGTACGTCTTCCCCGGCGCCGACGCTTCTTGTGCTCTCAACTGGGTCGTCTCCCAACTCGAGCACGCCAACTTTGAGATCAAATCCATCGACGTCCTTGGTGTACACTATTCTGCTACTCTTCACCGATGGTACCAGAACTGGTTGAGCAACAAGGACAAATGTGTTGCCAAGTATGGCGAGAGGTGGTACAGGATCtgggccttcttcttggcttATTCCGTCATCTCTTCTAG GCAAGGATCTGCATCCGTCTTCCAGATTACATGCCACAAGAACCTTAACGGCTTCCACCGTGTCGAGGGCGTTCCTTCCCACACTTCCCTCCATGCCCCTGTTTCTAGGAAGCTTGAGCCCGTCGTTTCTCACAACGAGATGTGGGAGTAA